Proteins encoded in a region of the Lepidochelys kempii isolate rLepKem1 chromosome 24, rLepKem1.hap2, whole genome shotgun sequence genome:
- the METTL25B gene encoding methyltransferase-like protein 25B isoform X4, which yields MGDVIATCRAMTSQCYDVMPRHQSYNCAMPWQRLLVMSQPSVMATPQGSPHTAMTVLSGQPLSLEEQKQLAVNITHVLSLYGSIVDSYIIEFFTDNLWGKLPYSWQAVLTDLPSPQLAAVLLEKGKPEEVCYSVVWPLSLLAFKATAHTLAFSRTPRGRGGMSATGRPEEFRENRCQSAKLNPLFRKHVKPKKQHEIRQLGKGHLSRFLAFGLGLSVTAIEGDGRLVDMATKFDRELVWALEKKQARRAKDPWEISLRGPSHVAGWVDPQAPWQEFLLLPQRGIDTAQSPMAESGPSPEAGATCDLPGPWKSIPPTAPWGGGRDVVEMGKPGEKGPGGWGCMAAAREEHRGSPDPFGSRGRGCVPNGPHPLYRPSRPMAVNPLGPLAEGRLLLTGLHACGDLSVALLRHFTRCPHVVAVTSVACCYMKLTTQEEPTPPGLAALPPPSTDRPEYGYPLSAWVAGLPGHALSYKAREAACHAIEDYALRLRSKSPILRTHCYRATLEMLIRAADPAKRRLGVQTINKAHQLAFEEYARLGLQCVGLDPAAPLDRAYVDAMLAQQQNVVAFFSLALLLAPLVETLILLDRMIYLQEQGFQCQLIPLFNPSFSPRNLVLVAAKAGLDSALSTLAGED from the exons ATGGGCGATGTCATAGCGACGTGCCGCGCGATGACGTCACAGTGCTACGACGTCATGCCACGCCACCAGAGTTATAACTGCGCGATGCCATGGCAACGCCTCCTGGTGATGTCACAGCCCAGCGTCATGGCAACGCCTCAGG GTTCACCCCACACCGCGATGACAGTGCTCTCCGGCCAGCCCCTCTCTTTGGAGGAGCAGAAGCAGTTAGCAGTGAACATCACCCATGTCCTCTCGCTCTATGGATCCATTGTGGACTCCTACATCATT GAGTTTTTCACCGATAATCTTTGGGGGAAGCTTCCTTATTCCTGGCAGGCAGTGCTCACcgatctcccctccccacaactcgCTGCCGTCTTGCTGGAGAAAGGAAAACCAGAGGAAGTTTG TTACAGCGTGGTGTGGCCGCTCTCCTTGCTGGCCTTTAAAGCTACAGCTCACACATTGGCTTTCTCCAGAACACCTCGTGGTAGAGGCGGCATGTCGGCGACCGGGAGGCCAGAGGAGTTCAGGGAGAACCGGTGCCAGAGTGCTAAGCTTAACCCCCTTTTCCGGAAGCACGTGAAGCCCAAAAAGCAGCATGAAATCCGGCAGCTCGGGAAG GGCCATCTCTCTCGCTTTCTGGCCTTTGGCCTGGGTTTGTCTGTCACGGCGATCGAGGGAGACGGACGCCTGGTTGACATGGCGACTAAGTTTGACCGAGAACTGGTGTGGGCGCTGGAGAAGAAGCAAGCGCGACGAGCCAAG GATCCGTGGGAGATCTCCCTCCGTGGGCCAAGCCATGTGGCGGGGTGGGTCGACCCCCAAGCACCGTGGCAGGAGTTCCTCCTCCTGCCACAGCGAGGAATAGACACAGCTCAATCTCCCATGGCAGAAAGCGGCCCGTCCCCGGAGGCTGGTGCCACCTGCGATTTGCCAGGGCCATGGAAGAGCattccccccacagccccttggGGGGGTGGCAGAGACGTGGTAGAGATGGGCAAGCCTGGAGAGAAGGGGCCAGGAGGATGGGGCTGCATGGCTGCTGCAAGAGAGGAGCACAGGGGATCCCCAGATCCCTTCGGAAGCAGAGGCCGTGGCTGCGTTCCCAATGGGCCTCACCCTCTGTATCGACCGAGCCGCCCAATGGCAGTAAATCCCCTGGGGCCACTGGCGGAGGGCAGGCTGCTCCTGACCGGCCTGCACGCATGCGGGGATCTCAGCGTAGCCCTGCTCAGACACTTCACCCGCTGCCCCCATGTGGTGGCCGTGACCTCGGTGGCCTGTTGCTACATGAAGCTCACCACCCAGGAGGAGCCGACCCCCCCTGGCCTCGCAGCACTGCCTCCTCCTTCCACCGACCGGCCTGAGTACGGCTACCCCCTGAGCGCCTGGGTGGCCGGCCTGCCGGGCCACGCCCTCTCCTACAAGGCGCGGGAAGCGGCCTGCCACGCCATAGAGGACTACGCACTGCGACTGAGGAGCAAGAGCCCCATCCTGCGGACTCATTGCTACCGTGCCACGCTGGAGATGCTGATCCGGGCAGCTGACCCGGCGAAGAGACGCCTCGGGGTGCAGACCATTAACAAGGCCCACCAGCTAGCCTTCGAGGA GTACGCCCGGCTGGGCTTGCAGTGTGTGGGGCTGGACCCGGCCGCCCCTCTGGATCGGGCCTACGTTGACGCCATGCTGGCCCAGCAACAGAACGTGGTGGCCTTCTTCAGCCTGGCCCTGCTTCTGGCGCCGCTGGTGGAGACCCTCATCCTGCTGGATAGGATGATCTACCTGCAGGAGCAAG gctTCCAATGCCAGTTGATTCCCCTGTTTAACCCCAGCTTCTCGCCCCGGAACCTAGTGCTGGTGGCGGCCAAGGCTGGGCTGGACTCTGCGTTATCCACGCTGGCAGGGGAAGATTGA
- the METTL25B gene encoding methyltransferase-like protein 25B isoform X3, which produces MGDVIATCRAMTSQCYDVMPRHQSYNCAMPWQRLLVMSQPSVMATPQGSPHTAMTVLSGQPLSLEEQKQLAVNITHVLSLYGSIVDSYIIEFFTDNLWGKLPYSWQAVLTDLPSPQLAAVLLEKGKPEEVCYSVVWPLSLLAFKATAHTLAFSRTPRGRGGMSATGRPEEFRENRCQSAKLNPLFRKHVKPKKQHEIRQLGKVVKKLSEITRCDQVVDIGSGQGHLSRFLAFGLGLSVTAIEGDGRLVDMATKFDRELVWALEKKQARRAKDPWEISLRGPSHVAGWVDPQAPWQEFLLLPQRGIDTAQSPMAESGPSPEAGATCDLPGPWKSIPPTAPWGGGRDVVEMGKPGEKGPGGWGCMAAAREEHRGSPDPFGSRGRGCVPNGPHPLYRPSRPMAVNPLGPLAEGRLLLTGLHACGDLSVALLRHFTRCPHVVAVTSVACCYMKLTTQEEPTPPGLAALPPPSTDRPEYGYPLSAWVAGLPGHALSYKAREAACHAIEDYALRLRSKSPILRTHCYRATLEMLIRAADPAKRRLGVQTINKAHQLAFEEYARLGLQCVGLDPAAPLDRAYVDAMLAQQQNVVAFFSLALLLAPLVETLILLDRMIYLQEQVLVAAKAGLDSALSTLAGED; this is translated from the exons ATGGGCGATGTCATAGCGACGTGCCGCGCGATGACGTCACAGTGCTACGACGTCATGCCACGCCACCAGAGTTATAACTGCGCGATGCCATGGCAACGCCTCCTGGTGATGTCACAGCCCAGCGTCATGGCAACGCCTCAGG GTTCACCCCACACCGCGATGACAGTGCTCTCCGGCCAGCCCCTCTCTTTGGAGGAGCAGAAGCAGTTAGCAGTGAACATCACCCATGTCCTCTCGCTCTATGGATCCATTGTGGACTCCTACATCATT GAGTTTTTCACCGATAATCTTTGGGGGAAGCTTCCTTATTCCTGGCAGGCAGTGCTCACcgatctcccctccccacaactcgCTGCCGTCTTGCTGGAGAAAGGAAAACCAGAGGAAGTTTG TTACAGCGTGGTGTGGCCGCTCTCCTTGCTGGCCTTTAAAGCTACAGCTCACACATTGGCTTTCTCCAGAACACCTCGTGGTAGAGGCGGCATGTCGGCGACCGGGAGGCCAGAGGAGTTCAGGGAGAACCGGTGCCAGAGTGCTAAGCTTAACCCCCTTTTCCGGAAGCACGTGAAGCCCAAAAAGCAGCATGAAATCCGGCAGCTCGGGAAG GTGGTGAAGAAACTGAGCGAGATCACCAGGTGTGATCAGGTGGTAGATATTGGCTCTGGCCAG GGCCATCTCTCTCGCTTTCTGGCCTTTGGCCTGGGTTTGTCTGTCACGGCGATCGAGGGAGACGGACGCCTGGTTGACATGGCGACTAAGTTTGACCGAGAACTGGTGTGGGCGCTGGAGAAGAAGCAAGCGCGACGAGCCAAG GATCCGTGGGAGATCTCCCTCCGTGGGCCAAGCCATGTGGCGGGGTGGGTCGACCCCCAAGCACCGTGGCAGGAGTTCCTCCTCCTGCCACAGCGAGGAATAGACACAGCTCAATCTCCCATGGCAGAAAGCGGCCCGTCCCCGGAGGCTGGTGCCACCTGCGATTTGCCAGGGCCATGGAAGAGCattccccccacagccccttggGGGGGTGGCAGAGACGTGGTAGAGATGGGCAAGCCTGGAGAGAAGGGGCCAGGAGGATGGGGCTGCATGGCTGCTGCAAGAGAGGAGCACAGGGGATCCCCAGATCCCTTCGGAAGCAGAGGCCGTGGCTGCGTTCCCAATGGGCCTCACCCTCTGTATCGACCGAGCCGCCCAATGGCAGTAAATCCCCTGGGGCCACTGGCGGAGGGCAGGCTGCTCCTGACCGGCCTGCACGCATGCGGGGATCTCAGCGTAGCCCTGCTCAGACACTTCACCCGCTGCCCCCATGTGGTGGCCGTGACCTCGGTGGCCTGTTGCTACATGAAGCTCACCACCCAGGAGGAGCCGACCCCCCCTGGCCTCGCAGCACTGCCTCCTCCTTCCACCGACCGGCCTGAGTACGGCTACCCCCTGAGCGCCTGGGTGGCCGGCCTGCCGGGCCACGCCCTCTCCTACAAGGCGCGGGAAGCGGCCTGCCACGCCATAGAGGACTACGCACTGCGACTGAGGAGCAAGAGCCCCATCCTGCGGACTCATTGCTACCGTGCCACGCTGGAGATGCTGATCCGGGCAGCTGACCCGGCGAAGAGACGCCTCGGGGTGCAGACCATTAACAAGGCCCACCAGCTAGCCTTCGAGGA GTACGCCCGGCTGGGCTTGCAGTGTGTGGGGCTGGACCCGGCCGCCCCTCTGGATCGGGCCTACGTTGACGCCATGCTGGCCCAGCAACAGAACGTGGTGGCCTTCTTCAGCCTGGCCCTGCTTCTGGCGCCGCTGGTGGAGACCCTCATCCTGCTGGATAGGATGATCTACCTGCAGGAGCAAG TGCTGGTGGCGGCCAAGGCTGGGCTGGACTCTGCGTTATCCACGCTGGCAGGGGAAGATTGA
- the METTL25B gene encoding methyltransferase-like protein 25B isoform X1, whose amino-acid sequence MGDVIATCRAMTSQCYDVMPRHQSYNCAMPWQRLLVMSQPSVMATPQGSPHTAMTVLSGQPLSLEEQKQLAVNITHVLSLYGSIVDSYIIEFFTDNLWGKLPYSWQAVLTDLPSPQLAAVLLEKGKPEEVCYSVVWPLSLLAFKATAHTLAFSRTPRGRGGMSATGRPEEFRENRCQSAKLNPLFRKHVKPKKQHEIRQLGKVVKKLSEITRCDQVVDIGSGQGHLSRFLAFGLGLSVTAIEGDGRLVDMATKFDRELVWALEKKQARRAKDPWEISLRGPSHVAGWVDPQAPWQEFLLLPQRGIDTAQSPMAESGPSPEAGATCDLPGPWKSIPPTAPWGGGRDVVEMGKPGEKGPGGWGCMAAAREEHRGSPDPFGSRGRGCVPNGPHPLYRPSRPMAVNPLGPLAEGRLLLTGLHACGDLSVALLRHFTRCPHVVAVTSVACCYMKLTTQEEPTPPGLAALPPPSTDRPEYGYPLSAWVAGLPGHALSYKAREAACHAIEDYALRLRSKSPILRTHCYRATLEMLIRAADPAKRRLGVQTINKAHQLAFEEYARLGLQCVGLDPAAPLDRAYVDAMLAQQQNVVAFFSLALLLAPLVETLILLDRMIYLQEQGFQCQLIPLFNPSFSPRNLVLVAAKAGLDSALSTLAGED is encoded by the exons ATGGGCGATGTCATAGCGACGTGCCGCGCGATGACGTCACAGTGCTACGACGTCATGCCACGCCACCAGAGTTATAACTGCGCGATGCCATGGCAACGCCTCCTGGTGATGTCACAGCCCAGCGTCATGGCAACGCCTCAGG GTTCACCCCACACCGCGATGACAGTGCTCTCCGGCCAGCCCCTCTCTTTGGAGGAGCAGAAGCAGTTAGCAGTGAACATCACCCATGTCCTCTCGCTCTATGGATCCATTGTGGACTCCTACATCATT GAGTTTTTCACCGATAATCTTTGGGGGAAGCTTCCTTATTCCTGGCAGGCAGTGCTCACcgatctcccctccccacaactcgCTGCCGTCTTGCTGGAGAAAGGAAAACCAGAGGAAGTTTG TTACAGCGTGGTGTGGCCGCTCTCCTTGCTGGCCTTTAAAGCTACAGCTCACACATTGGCTTTCTCCAGAACACCTCGTGGTAGAGGCGGCATGTCGGCGACCGGGAGGCCAGAGGAGTTCAGGGAGAACCGGTGCCAGAGTGCTAAGCTTAACCCCCTTTTCCGGAAGCACGTGAAGCCCAAAAAGCAGCATGAAATCCGGCAGCTCGGGAAG GTGGTGAAGAAACTGAGCGAGATCACCAGGTGTGATCAGGTGGTAGATATTGGCTCTGGCCAG GGCCATCTCTCTCGCTTTCTGGCCTTTGGCCTGGGTTTGTCTGTCACGGCGATCGAGGGAGACGGACGCCTGGTTGACATGGCGACTAAGTTTGACCGAGAACTGGTGTGGGCGCTGGAGAAGAAGCAAGCGCGACGAGCCAAG GATCCGTGGGAGATCTCCCTCCGTGGGCCAAGCCATGTGGCGGGGTGGGTCGACCCCCAAGCACCGTGGCAGGAGTTCCTCCTCCTGCCACAGCGAGGAATAGACACAGCTCAATCTCCCATGGCAGAAAGCGGCCCGTCCCCGGAGGCTGGTGCCACCTGCGATTTGCCAGGGCCATGGAAGAGCattccccccacagccccttggGGGGGTGGCAGAGACGTGGTAGAGATGGGCAAGCCTGGAGAGAAGGGGCCAGGAGGATGGGGCTGCATGGCTGCTGCAAGAGAGGAGCACAGGGGATCCCCAGATCCCTTCGGAAGCAGAGGCCGTGGCTGCGTTCCCAATGGGCCTCACCCTCTGTATCGACCGAGCCGCCCAATGGCAGTAAATCCCCTGGGGCCACTGGCGGAGGGCAGGCTGCTCCTGACCGGCCTGCACGCATGCGGGGATCTCAGCGTAGCCCTGCTCAGACACTTCACCCGCTGCCCCCATGTGGTGGCCGTGACCTCGGTGGCCTGTTGCTACATGAAGCTCACCACCCAGGAGGAGCCGACCCCCCCTGGCCTCGCAGCACTGCCTCCTCCTTCCACCGACCGGCCTGAGTACGGCTACCCCCTGAGCGCCTGGGTGGCCGGCCTGCCGGGCCACGCCCTCTCCTACAAGGCGCGGGAAGCGGCCTGCCACGCCATAGAGGACTACGCACTGCGACTGAGGAGCAAGAGCCCCATCCTGCGGACTCATTGCTACCGTGCCACGCTGGAGATGCTGATCCGGGCAGCTGACCCGGCGAAGAGACGCCTCGGGGTGCAGACCATTAACAAGGCCCACCAGCTAGCCTTCGAGGA GTACGCCCGGCTGGGCTTGCAGTGTGTGGGGCTGGACCCGGCCGCCCCTCTGGATCGGGCCTACGTTGACGCCATGCTGGCCCAGCAACAGAACGTGGTGGCCTTCTTCAGCCTGGCCCTGCTTCTGGCGCCGCTGGTGGAGACCCTCATCCTGCTGGATAGGATGATCTACCTGCAGGAGCAAG gctTCCAATGCCAGTTGATTCCCCTGTTTAACCCCAGCTTCTCGCCCCGGAACCTAGTGCTGGTGGCGGCCAAGGCTGGGCTGGACTCTGCGTTATCCACGCTGGCAGGGGAAGATTGA
- the METTL25B gene encoding methyltransferase-like protein 25B isoform X5, translating into MTVLSGQPLSLEEQKQLAVNITHVLSLYGSIVDSYIIEFFTDNLWGKLPYSWQAVLTDLPSPQLAAVLLEKGKPEEVCYSVVWPLSLLAFKATAHTLAFSRTPRGRGGMSATGRPEEFRENRCQSAKLNPLFRKHVKPKKQHEIRQLGKVVKKLSEITRCDQVVDIGSGQGHLSRFLAFGLGLSVTAIEGDGRLVDMATKFDRELVWALEKKQARRAKDPWEISLRGPSHVAGWVDPQAPWQEFLLLPQRGIDTAQSPMAESGPSPEAGATCDLPGPWKSIPPTAPWGGGRDVVEMGKPGEKGPGGWGCMAAAREEHRGSPDPFGSRGRGCVPNGPHPLYRPSRPMAVNPLGPLAEGRLLLTGLHACGDLSVALLRHFTRCPHVVAVTSVACCYMKLTTQEEPTPPGLAALPPPSTDRPEYGYPLSAWVAGLPGHALSYKAREAACHAIEDYALRLRSKSPILRTHCYRATLEMLIRAADPAKRRLGVQTINKAHQLAFEEYARLGLQCVGLDPAAPLDRAYVDAMLAQQQNVVAFFSLALLLAPLVETLILLDRMIYLQEQGFQCQLIPLFNPSFSPRNLVLVAAKAGLDSALSTLAGED; encoded by the exons ATGACAGTGCTCTCCGGCCAGCCCCTCTCTTTGGAGGAGCAGAAGCAGTTAGCAGTGAACATCACCCATGTCCTCTCGCTCTATGGATCCATTGTGGACTCCTACATCATT GAGTTTTTCACCGATAATCTTTGGGGGAAGCTTCCTTATTCCTGGCAGGCAGTGCTCACcgatctcccctccccacaactcgCTGCCGTCTTGCTGGAGAAAGGAAAACCAGAGGAAGTTTG TTACAGCGTGGTGTGGCCGCTCTCCTTGCTGGCCTTTAAAGCTACAGCTCACACATTGGCTTTCTCCAGAACACCTCGTGGTAGAGGCGGCATGTCGGCGACCGGGAGGCCAGAGGAGTTCAGGGAGAACCGGTGCCAGAGTGCTAAGCTTAACCCCCTTTTCCGGAAGCACGTGAAGCCCAAAAAGCAGCATGAAATCCGGCAGCTCGGGAAG GTGGTGAAGAAACTGAGCGAGATCACCAGGTGTGATCAGGTGGTAGATATTGGCTCTGGCCAG GGCCATCTCTCTCGCTTTCTGGCCTTTGGCCTGGGTTTGTCTGTCACGGCGATCGAGGGAGACGGACGCCTGGTTGACATGGCGACTAAGTTTGACCGAGAACTGGTGTGGGCGCTGGAGAAGAAGCAAGCGCGACGAGCCAAG GATCCGTGGGAGATCTCCCTCCGTGGGCCAAGCCATGTGGCGGGGTGGGTCGACCCCCAAGCACCGTGGCAGGAGTTCCTCCTCCTGCCACAGCGAGGAATAGACACAGCTCAATCTCCCATGGCAGAAAGCGGCCCGTCCCCGGAGGCTGGTGCCACCTGCGATTTGCCAGGGCCATGGAAGAGCattccccccacagccccttggGGGGGTGGCAGAGACGTGGTAGAGATGGGCAAGCCTGGAGAGAAGGGGCCAGGAGGATGGGGCTGCATGGCTGCTGCAAGAGAGGAGCACAGGGGATCCCCAGATCCCTTCGGAAGCAGAGGCCGTGGCTGCGTTCCCAATGGGCCTCACCCTCTGTATCGACCGAGCCGCCCAATGGCAGTAAATCCCCTGGGGCCACTGGCGGAGGGCAGGCTGCTCCTGACCGGCCTGCACGCATGCGGGGATCTCAGCGTAGCCCTGCTCAGACACTTCACCCGCTGCCCCCATGTGGTGGCCGTGACCTCGGTGGCCTGTTGCTACATGAAGCTCACCACCCAGGAGGAGCCGACCCCCCCTGGCCTCGCAGCACTGCCTCCTCCTTCCACCGACCGGCCTGAGTACGGCTACCCCCTGAGCGCCTGGGTGGCCGGCCTGCCGGGCCACGCCCTCTCCTACAAGGCGCGGGAAGCGGCCTGCCACGCCATAGAGGACTACGCACTGCGACTGAGGAGCAAGAGCCCCATCCTGCGGACTCATTGCTACCGTGCCACGCTGGAGATGCTGATCCGGGCAGCTGACCCGGCGAAGAGACGCCTCGGGGTGCAGACCATTAACAAGGCCCACCAGCTAGCCTTCGAGGA GTACGCCCGGCTGGGCTTGCAGTGTGTGGGGCTGGACCCGGCCGCCCCTCTGGATCGGGCCTACGTTGACGCCATGCTGGCCCAGCAACAGAACGTGGTGGCCTTCTTCAGCCTGGCCCTGCTTCTGGCGCCGCTGGTGGAGACCCTCATCCTGCTGGATAGGATGATCTACCTGCAGGAGCAAG gctTCCAATGCCAGTTGATTCCCCTGTTTAACCCCAGCTTCTCGCCCCGGAACCTAGTGCTGGTGGCGGCCAAGGCTGGGCTGGACTCTGCGTTATCCACGCTGGCAGGGGAAGATTGA
- the MRPL24 gene encoding large ribosomal subunit protein uL24m, translating to MRLTTLLAMAARVKLPPDYRHGVYRPWTAAAKANNPPGRRRKKVFVEPISKEDWKVFRGDTVEILIGKDAGKQGMVNQVIRARNWVFVEGLNTHYCYIGKTADYPGTYIAREAPLLLRQVALVDPTDRKPTEVEWRYTEEGERVRVSLRTGRIIPAPVHQRRDGIIPEQWKDGPKDTSVDDALDRTYQPSLKIFEEEILELQGIVEMRRAKKSYWY from the exons ATGCGTCTGACCACCCTGCTGGCCATGGCGGCCAGGGTGAAGCTGCCTCCGGACTATCGCCACGGCGTCTACCGGCCCTGGACGGCCGCGGCCAAGGCCAACAACCCCCCCGGGCGGAGACGCAAGAAGGTGTTTGTGGAGCCCATCAGCAAGGAGGACTGGAAGGTGTTCCGTGGAGACACG GTGGAGATATTAATTGGGAAGGATGCCGGGAAGCAAGGAATGGTGAACCAGGTCATCCGAGCTCGCAACTGGGTCTTTGTGGAAGGTTTGAATACG CATTACTGTTACATCGGGAAAACCGCCGATTACCCGGGGACGTACATCGCCAGAGAGGCACCCTTGCTGCTCCGACAGGTTGCCCTGGTCGACCCTACGGACAG GAAGCCCACCGAGGTGGAGTGGCGCTACACTGAAGAGGGTGAGCGAGTGAGGGTGTCTCTGCGAACCGGCAGGATCATCCCTGCACCTGTCCACCAGCGCCGGGACGGCATCATCCCAGAGCAGTGGAAAG ATGGGCCAAAGGACACCTCGGTGGATGACGCGCTGGACAGGACCTATCAGCCGTCCCTGAAAATATTCGAAGAAGAAATCCTGGAGCTGCAGGGCATCGTGGAGATGCGCCGAGCCAAGAAATCCTATTGGTATTAG
- the METTL25B gene encoding methyltransferase-like protein 25B isoform X2: MGDVIATCRAMTSQCYDVMPRHQSYNCAMPWQRLLVMSQPSVMATPQGSPHTAMTVLSGQPLSLEEQKQLAVNITHVLSLYGSIVDSYIIEFFTDNLWGKLPYSWQAVLTDLPSPQLAAVLLEKGKPEEVCVVWPLSLLAFKATAHTLAFSRTPRGRGGMSATGRPEEFRENRCQSAKLNPLFRKHVKPKKQHEIRQLGKVVKKLSEITRCDQVVDIGSGQGHLSRFLAFGLGLSVTAIEGDGRLVDMATKFDRELVWALEKKQARRAKDPWEISLRGPSHVAGWVDPQAPWQEFLLLPQRGIDTAQSPMAESGPSPEAGATCDLPGPWKSIPPTAPWGGGRDVVEMGKPGEKGPGGWGCMAAAREEHRGSPDPFGSRGRGCVPNGPHPLYRPSRPMAVNPLGPLAEGRLLLTGLHACGDLSVALLRHFTRCPHVVAVTSVACCYMKLTTQEEPTPPGLAALPPPSTDRPEYGYPLSAWVAGLPGHALSYKAREAACHAIEDYALRLRSKSPILRTHCYRATLEMLIRAADPAKRRLGVQTINKAHQLAFEEYARLGLQCVGLDPAAPLDRAYVDAMLAQQQNVVAFFSLALLLAPLVETLILLDRMIYLQEQGFQCQLIPLFNPSFSPRNLVLVAAKAGLDSALSTLAGED; the protein is encoded by the exons ATGGGCGATGTCATAGCGACGTGCCGCGCGATGACGTCACAGTGCTACGACGTCATGCCACGCCACCAGAGTTATAACTGCGCGATGCCATGGCAACGCCTCCTGGTGATGTCACAGCCCAGCGTCATGGCAACGCCTCAGG GTTCACCCCACACCGCGATGACAGTGCTCTCCGGCCAGCCCCTCTCTTTGGAGGAGCAGAAGCAGTTAGCAGTGAACATCACCCATGTCCTCTCGCTCTATGGATCCATTGTGGACTCCTACATCATT GAGTTTTTCACCGATAATCTTTGGGGGAAGCTTCCTTATTCCTGGCAGGCAGTGCTCACcgatctcccctccccacaactcgCTGCCGTCTTGCTGGAGAAAGGAAAACCAGAGGAAGTTTG CGTGGTGTGGCCGCTCTCCTTGCTGGCCTTTAAAGCTACAGCTCACACATTGGCTTTCTCCAGAACACCTCGTGGTAGAGGCGGCATGTCGGCGACCGGGAGGCCAGAGGAGTTCAGGGAGAACCGGTGCCAGAGTGCTAAGCTTAACCCCCTTTTCCGGAAGCACGTGAAGCCCAAAAAGCAGCATGAAATCCGGCAGCTCGGGAAG GTGGTGAAGAAACTGAGCGAGATCACCAGGTGTGATCAGGTGGTAGATATTGGCTCTGGCCAG GGCCATCTCTCTCGCTTTCTGGCCTTTGGCCTGGGTTTGTCTGTCACGGCGATCGAGGGAGACGGACGCCTGGTTGACATGGCGACTAAGTTTGACCGAGAACTGGTGTGGGCGCTGGAGAAGAAGCAAGCGCGACGAGCCAAG GATCCGTGGGAGATCTCCCTCCGTGGGCCAAGCCATGTGGCGGGGTGGGTCGACCCCCAAGCACCGTGGCAGGAGTTCCTCCTCCTGCCACAGCGAGGAATAGACACAGCTCAATCTCCCATGGCAGAAAGCGGCCCGTCCCCGGAGGCTGGTGCCACCTGCGATTTGCCAGGGCCATGGAAGAGCattccccccacagccccttggGGGGGTGGCAGAGACGTGGTAGAGATGGGCAAGCCTGGAGAGAAGGGGCCAGGAGGATGGGGCTGCATGGCTGCTGCAAGAGAGGAGCACAGGGGATCCCCAGATCCCTTCGGAAGCAGAGGCCGTGGCTGCGTTCCCAATGGGCCTCACCCTCTGTATCGACCGAGCCGCCCAATGGCAGTAAATCCCCTGGGGCCACTGGCGGAGGGCAGGCTGCTCCTGACCGGCCTGCACGCATGCGGGGATCTCAGCGTAGCCCTGCTCAGACACTTCACCCGCTGCCCCCATGTGGTGGCCGTGACCTCGGTGGCCTGTTGCTACATGAAGCTCACCACCCAGGAGGAGCCGACCCCCCCTGGCCTCGCAGCACTGCCTCCTCCTTCCACCGACCGGCCTGAGTACGGCTACCCCCTGAGCGCCTGGGTGGCCGGCCTGCCGGGCCACGCCCTCTCCTACAAGGCGCGGGAAGCGGCCTGCCACGCCATAGAGGACTACGCACTGCGACTGAGGAGCAAGAGCCCCATCCTGCGGACTCATTGCTACCGTGCCACGCTGGAGATGCTGATCCGGGCAGCTGACCCGGCGAAGAGACGCCTCGGGGTGCAGACCATTAACAAGGCCCACCAGCTAGCCTTCGAGGA GTACGCCCGGCTGGGCTTGCAGTGTGTGGGGCTGGACCCGGCCGCCCCTCTGGATCGGGCCTACGTTGACGCCATGCTGGCCCAGCAACAGAACGTGGTGGCCTTCTTCAGCCTGGCCCTGCTTCTGGCGCCGCTGGTGGAGACCCTCATCCTGCTGGATAGGATGATCTACCTGCAGGAGCAAG gctTCCAATGCCAGTTGATTCCCCTGTTTAACCCCAGCTTCTCGCCCCGGAACCTAGTGCTGGTGGCGGCCAAGGCTGGGCTGGACTCTGCGTTATCCACGCTGGCAGGGGAAGATTGA